The Musa acuminata AAA Group cultivar baxijiao chromosome BXJ2-2, Cavendish_Baxijiao_AAA, whole genome shotgun sequence genome contains the following window.
AGCGCGATCACAATTATAGAGACAGTTCACATCTCATCCCTATATCAACTGAGGATTGCAGTGTTCGATCTAGCCAAACTTCTAGAAGTACATGCCGTGAATTTTAAAAGATTTAAGaccttaattttatttctttttctttttcgttttgCCGTTACATGTCAAAGCTTTATCAGTGTATGCCAGGAGATTTTGAGAGCTTTACCCCTCTGCTTTCTTCACTATTGTCAAAAGTTCAAGTTTGAGATATCTTGTTTTTCTGTGTTTGATTGCCAAATAAGATGCCGAGAAATTGATGGAGGTCAAGGAATCAAAGATTTATCCAAACTGGAAGGACTGCTCAGTCAATAAATGCCATAGTAGACTTATGGGATTTTTCTTACTTCCATTATCTTAAAATTTTTGCAGTAAATTGATTCATATAAGTAAAAAAAGAGTTTTCTGCTCTCTCAAAGACCTGGCACAACCCACATCACAGTTATCCAATTATCTCATTATCTGGAATGTCAAATGGAAATTTGACTAGAAACACAAATTTGTCGGTCATTTGATCTTCTGCATAATATTTTCTTGTACCGTACTATCTTGTGGTGTTAGGCTTCTTTTAGAAATTGCTCTCATCAGTTCTGTCCTCTCATCACATTGTTGTATTCTGTGATCAGCTTTTCCTTGGTGCCACGCATGAGACTCGCTAGTCACGGTATACCTATGCGGCATGCTGTTACAATGACCAGTGCTTTTAGAAGGACGATGCCACTCATGTTTTTGTATTTGTATCTACGAGGAGCGACGGCATGTAGCTGTATGTATACTTACTAGAATTCAGTTTCTATCTTATGTGACATGAATTTTAATTCGGTCCTGTTGTCTGCTGTGCAATGAATAATAGTTCATTGTTTTAATAACCAAGTCtgtataataattttcaaaataataGTTCGTTAGATCCTCCAGCCGTGTGTACCAGAATTCTGATACGGAAACAATTTGATGAGTGATACAATGGCATGGCCAGATAACAGTATATCTGATCTTTCTTTGGGTGCTTTTCTTGTGTTGAATTGCTGCTCTCTTTGATTGCAATGTTTCTTGTGGCTTTATCACCATCCTTTGCGTTGAGCAGTCTTCAGATCTTATTTTTGGTAGCTTTGTCAGCCATCAACACCCATATAGAAAGTTGATCTGTTGGCAATGGAACCCCTCGTATGAAGAAAATTAGGATTCTTACTTCTGATTGACTATTGTTTGCTTGCTTTAAACTGGTGAAAAGTCGATGCAATAATCGTGATAGTATTTTTGTGTTTTGGTAGAAAATATTGACTATTTTTAACAATGCAACATGAGTGATTATTGTTCTTGTCTATTTCAAAATATTGATCATTGTGTCCAGAAGCTAAAAGGGAATCACCATTAGTGTTGCAGAAGATTGAACGCAAAACTACAGagagagatcgagagagagagagagatgaacagcGAAAGCTGTGTCCGTGAAAACTGCGACCGTCAAAGGATCGGCGCTGGGTTGTAGGGGGGCGTAACCGTTTCTGTACGCAGCCAACGCAAGATATGACGGCCGACCAAGACCTGGGGCCGCCGTTAGACTCTTTCGGATCCTCAGAATATTCGCCCCTAAGATTCTGCTTCTCCACCCTCGCTCGCGTACCCCACTGGCTCTTCCATAAATCCCAGTCTGCCTCCATCTTCCTTTCTCGCCTCCTCCACTTGTGTCTCGAATCCTCCTCTCCGCTTCTGTTCGCCTTCCTCCTCCGGATCACAAGGTACTTGAACTTGTTCTCGTTCTGTGGCTGCTTTGCTGAGATTTTGATTGGTGATCGTTCggcattagggattttgtttgagctgttctttctctttcttgagagagagagagagagagagagagagagagagaggttgtatGTGTGATTATAGATAAGATTCGATGAACTTATGAGTACTGGATTTTCTTATTTCAATGTGAATGACTTTATTATGATCTTACCATTCCTCCCTTTCCCTCAATGAGTTAATCTGCCCTCTGTATCATACTTTATCAATGAGTATATCGTATGatttaatcttttttcttatttctcaATCAAACACGAGACTAAATGGTCTTTATCACCAAGGTTTTCTGTGTCAAATAGTGATCTCCTCTGTTTCTCAGCAAAATTCTGTGTGTTTTCTTCTTTCCCTCGACTACTTGCTTCATGGGTTCAACGATTGCATCTGCATATATGAATCAAGCAGTTCATATTGACCTTCTTTAAGATGCTATTGTGATCTGAGTTGGTGCATGACTTCACGGAGTGAGTTGATACAAGTGATAGGAGAGCAGTAGAGTGAGCATGGCGCAGCAGCTCCAAGTCCTCAGCGCGCTCGACGCCGCCAAGACGCAGTGGTACCACTTCACTGCCATCGTCATCTCCGGCATGGGCTTTTTCACCGACGCCTACGACCTCTTCTGCATCTCCCTCGTCAccaagctcctcggccgcatCTACTACCACGTCGACGGCTCGCCCACCCCTGGTATCCTCCCTCCCCAGGTCTCCTCCGCCGTCAACGGCGTCGCCTTCGTCGGCACCCTCTCCGGTCAGCTCTTCTTTGGCTGGTTGGGCGACAAGCTGGGCCGCAAGCGCGTCTATGGCATGACCCTCATGCTCATGGTCCTCTGCTCCGTCGCCTCTGGGCTCTCCTTCGGCCACTCCCCCAAGGGCGTAATGGCCACCCTCTGCTTCTTCCGCTTCTGGCTCGGCTTTGGCATCGGCGGCGACTACCCTCTCTCCGCCACCATCATGTCGGAGTACGCCAATAAGAAGACCCGCGGTGCGTTCATCGCCGCCGTCTTCGCCATGCAGGGCCTCGGCATCCTCGCCGGCGGGATGGTGACCATCGCGGTCTCCACCGCGTTCAAGAACAGGTTCCAGGCTCCTCCCTACGCCGTCGACCCTGCGGGCTCGACCGTCCCCGAGGCGGACTACGTGTGGCGATTGATCCTCATGTTCGGATCCTTACCGGCGGCGCTGACCTACTACTGGCGGCTGAAGATGCCCGAGACGGCGCGATACACCGCCCTCGTCGCGAAGGACGCGAAGCAGGCGGCGTCGGACATGTCCAAGGTACTCCAGGTCGAGATCGAGGAGGAGCAGTCGACGGTGGAGCAAATCGCCAAGGCGCCGACGAACACGTTTGGCCTCTTCTCGAAGGAGTTCCTCCGCCGCCATGGCCTCCACCTGCTCGGCACCACCACCACCTGGTTCCTCCTCGACAGTGCCTTCTACAGCCAGAACCTGTTCCAGAAGGACATCTTCAGCGCCATCGGATGGATTCCCAAGCCCGCCACCATGAACGCGCTCGAGGAGGTCTTCCGAATTGCCCGGGCGCAGACCCTCATTGCCCTCTGCGGCACGGTGCCCGGTTACTGGTTCACGGTCGCGCTCATCGACGTCATCGGCCGCTTCACGATCCAAGTCCTCGGCTTCTTCATGATGACAGCGTTCATGCTCGGCCTGGCCATCCCCTACCACCACTGGACCACCAAGGGAAACCACATCGGCTTCATAGTCTTGTACGCATTCACGTTCTTCTTCGCCAATTTCGGGCCCAACAGCACCACCTTCATCGTCCCGGCGGAGATCTTCCCCGCGCGGCTCCGGTCGACGTGCCACGGCTTATCGGCGGCTTCCGGGAAGCTGGGCGCGATCGTGGGTTCCTTCGGCTTCCTGTACTTGGCGCAGAACCAGGACCCGGCCAAGGCCGACCGCGGCTACCGGGCCGGCATCGGGGTGAGGAACTCGCTCTTCCTGCTCGCCGGCTGCAGCTTCCTTGGGCTCGCTTGTTCCTTCCTGGTCCCGGAATCGAAAGGCAAGTCGCTCGAGGAGATGTCCGGCGAGACCGAAGGCGAGGAACAGGTGGCGGCCGGACCCAACAGGACCGTCCCAGTGTAGTAATCATCGCGTTATTTGTTGTTGCGACTCTCTCACCTTCTCTGTTATCTCATGTTAATAAGAATGTTGTATTTTTTTAGGATAAGCCCATTGGGCCGATCTGCTTCGCAGTGACCACGACTCATGTCACACCTTCAATCAGAAAACCAACGAAATAACCGAGACGCGCTTCATAACCTCCTCCGTTGACCAAACATACGACGACTGATGTCACACCTTCGATCAGAAAACCAACGAAATAACCGAGACGCGCTTCAAAACCTCGTACGTTGACCGTACATGCCACGGCTCATGTCACAGCTTCAATCAGAAAACCACCGAGCCGCGCTTCAAAATTACCTGCGTCGACCGACGTCCAACCTGCGGGGCCCGTTACGCAGCAGCCAACGGAATCGACCCATCTCAGTCCATGGTGTGCTCCCCGGCCGGGTAGCGTACGCCACCTGGACGTTCAGATCGAGGAGCCTCCAGATGGACGGCCAGTGTGGCATCCTCGGCTTAAGCCCACCGTCCGTCAACCAAGTGGAGAGCACGGTGCGTGGCGTCGCTTTGCGCTGCGCGGCTTCGCGGTCCACCTCGACGAACGTCTCCATCAGGTATCAACGGTGTTGATCCATCGAGCTGGTGGCTAACCCTTTCATCGGACGGCTATCGTGCTTCCTCTTCCTTGTAGTATCAATTAATTCTGTGCTTCCTCCTTACCAACCTTGCTTACTAAACTTTGCTTTTGCTGTCACCGGTTgcctcacctctctctctctttctctctttctcaagAAACTCCCTCTCTCTGGGAGAGGTGGTCTTTGGTGGGGGAGTGGAAACCTCTGTTCTGTGCATCTCTTTTTGCTTGCGATCGCGGTGGTCTTTGTTCCGGCATGGGTTCTCGTCGTCGCTCGTTGGGGATCCTTTGAGTTACTCTCTTCTCGGGAAGATCTACCCACTTCGACTAAGTGTTTTCTTCCGATTCGACGGTTTCTTGGTTTGACAATCGAGAAAGGTGAGATGAGTTTGAATTCGGAGAAGCCTTGTTTGAGAATTGAAAGTTGTTTATCCCTTGAATTTGGGTTTGACCTTTGTTATGATTGTATCTAGGCTTTGCTCTTTGGTGGAGCAATTCGATTTTGAGGACTGTTTAGACTGGTTCCTGGTGGATAGTCAAAATCGCAATATTTAGTTCGATTGTGGATAAAAAGGAACGAATTTTGTTTCGTTTTAATTCGTTTATAGGTTCCTTGGGTTTAAATTGTAGTGAGTAGAGTTGTCTGGTCAAAGAATTTGTAGCGAGTCAGAGAAGATGGAATTTTAAAGAATTGTTCCTTTTTTATACAATCGTTTCTTATTCCTCCGTGTGATAATATGAATGAAAGGTGTTTTAATGTCACAAGGAACAGGTTTTTGTTCTTTTGCTGCTTACAAAGATGTCCTTGTATGGGAGCCAAAGTGGGTTGCAGGAATCCATTTTCGTTAGGACTAAAAGAGGAAACTTCCCGTGTAATGTTTCTCCTTGGGAAGAAAACCAGCATCCAGGGAAGCATGTATTTGGGATGGTGTCACTAATTCTACTTAGTTTATCTTTGTACTGAAATATAActtgaaattaaaaatattagttGGTCTTCTTCCCTTCATTTAGGGTTTTGAAAAATGGACTTTATTGTTGATTGAACAGAGTAGATCTAAGATTCAAATCTTCTTTAGCTAATATTAAATATCTACCAACCAATTTTAGGTTTTTTACATTTGGGAAATGAAGTGTTTCCCATTCCTAAATGGAGCATCCAAGGCGGAGCTCCAAACAAGATTTTCTGCATCAGTTCGGTCCAACAGTACAACATCAACTGAATGTAATGTGAGAAGATCAGGACCTGAGTTTAACACTGGGGATGTTTCCAGTATTGGTGCTGATTCCATGGGAAGGTCACTGTACCCTAGCTTCTCCCAGATACCAAGCAATCTCAGGGTTTTCACATTTTCGGAACTAAGGAATGCCACAAGGAACTTTAGCAGGTCACTGATGGTTGGGGAAGGTGGGTTTGGATGTGTTTACAGGGGAACAATTAAGAGCTTCAAATATCCAAATATGAGGATCGAGATTGCTGTCAAACAACTAAATCGTAAGGGGCTGCAGGCAAGTTTCTTTTTGCATATTTTCTTGCTGTCGCGGATTGTCATGTGCTATACATTGCTTGTTTCACTTAATAACTGTTTAATTTTATTTAGAAGTAAACTGAAGAATTACTTACATCATATGGATATATGAACATGCTGAGTTAAGGCTTAAAACCTCTACTTTTCCTAGTAAAacgtttgatgatttttttaaggAATTTTGCCTTGGTACATAAGGAAGAGcatttgaaattttatgcaagtaAAATTTGAAGAAATCTATTTTGTCATCCTTAAGAGTAAGGTGCTAGTTAGAAATATAATCTATTTCCAAATTAAAGCGTTATcaaaagaggggaagaggaggaggatacaTGCCTGTGTGGACTAGGTGGGTGGCATGAGCAACATATACGAGAAGGATAAGGAGGAGGAGCAGGAAGAGGAGGATACATACCTGATAGACTAGTGGTGGTGGGTGGCATGAGCAACAGACAGGTGGCTGGGGGCGGCAAGGGATGTGAGGAAGGCGAGTGAGAGAGATCGAGAGAAAGGATGTGGGATGGGGGTTGTTTTAACCCTAAaggttaaattaaaaaaaaagaaatgggcTTATTGCCAGGTTTAGGAGGGTTGGTACCTGGCAATCAATGAATTGGCCATCCGAAAGTGGTGTTCTGCATGCTAGTTCAAGTTTGGACTGGTAAATATCGCCTAGTAGGTACTGGTCGGTGAAATTAGGAACCATGCTGTAAATATCTGCATACCATTCTTTTTCCTCTTGTTAGTGTTTTTGTGTTTGTATCTCTGTTGAACATTCTGACTTCAGCACCTTGTGTGTGACTGAAGGAGGTTTCAAGGATATGATGTTTCTGACCAGTGAACATGAGAAAAGTT
Protein-coding sequences here:
- the LOC135605382 gene encoding probable inorganic phosphate transporter 1-8, which codes for MAQQLQVLSALDAAKTQWYHFTAIVISGMGFFTDAYDLFCISLVTKLLGRIYYHVDGSPTPGILPPQVSSAVNGVAFVGTLSGQLFFGWLGDKLGRKRVYGMTLMLMVLCSVASGLSFGHSPKGVMATLCFFRFWLGFGIGGDYPLSATIMSEYANKKTRGAFIAAVFAMQGLGILAGGMVTIAVSTAFKNRFQAPPYAVDPAGSTVPEADYVWRLILMFGSLPAALTYYWRLKMPETARYTALVAKDAKQAASDMSKVLQVEIEEEQSTVEQIAKAPTNTFGLFSKEFLRRHGLHLLGTTTTWFLLDSAFYSQNLFQKDIFSAIGWIPKPATMNALEEVFRIARAQTLIALCGTVPGYWFTVALIDVIGRFTIQVLGFFMMTAFMLGLAIPYHHWTTKGNHIGFIVLYAFTFFFANFGPNSTTFIVPAEIFPARLRSTCHGLSAASGKLGAIVGSFGFLYLAQNQDPAKADRGYRAGIGVRNSLFLLAGCSFLGLACSFLVPESKGKSLEEMSGETEGEEQVAAGPNRTVPV